In a single window of the Pseudoxanthomonas sp. F37 genome:
- a CDS encoding ATP-binding cassette domain-containing protein — translation MSLMQFQRVDFSVGGPLLLEHVDLSIESGERVCIVGRNGMGKSTLMRLMAGELKPDDGEIRVQNGVVVARMAQEVPQDTQGTVFDVVAQGLGDLGQLLARYHHAVHDGDMDAMGEAQAQIEARHGWDLDRRVQQVLERLELPEETDFAALSGGMKRRVLLAQALVRNPDILLLDEPTNHLDIEAIAWLEGFLKSFGGSIVFVTHDRSFLRSLATRILEIDRGQLTSWPGDYDNYLRRREERLHAEAQENARFDKLLAQEEVWIRQGIKARRTRNEGRVTALKAMRRERAQRRDLSGNVKMEAAAAQSSGKKVIEARHITQAYDGRVLLDDVSATIMRGDRVGIVGPNGAGKSTLLKILLGELAPQHGEVKLGTGLQIAYFDQHRSQLDESRTALENVAEGSDFVEINGSRKHIIGYLQDFLFSPERARAPITRLSGGERNRLLLAKLFAQPSNLLVMDEPTNDLDVETLELLEELLLDYKGTLLLVSHDRDFLDNVVTSTLVLEGQGRLGDYVGGYSDWLRQRRTPAATATASAPVKPALSRQPEPATAKRKLGFKETRELEQLPARIEALEAEVARRTAAMNDPAYYQQPPADLQRANEELAAKQAELDHAYQRWSELDG, via the coding sequence ATGTCCCTGATGCAATTCCAGCGGGTCGACTTCAGCGTCGGCGGTCCGCTTCTCCTCGAACACGTCGACCTGTCCATCGAATCCGGCGAACGCGTCTGCATCGTCGGCCGCAACGGCATGGGCAAGTCCACGCTGATGCGGCTGATGGCCGGCGAGCTCAAGCCCGACGACGGCGAGATCCGCGTCCAGAACGGCGTGGTGGTCGCGCGCATGGCGCAGGAAGTGCCGCAGGACACGCAGGGCACGGTGTTCGATGTCGTCGCCCAGGGCCTGGGCGACCTGGGCCAGCTGCTCGCGCGCTACCACCATGCCGTGCACGACGGCGACATGGACGCGATGGGCGAAGCGCAGGCGCAGATCGAAGCCCGGCACGGGTGGGACCTGGACCGCCGCGTGCAGCAGGTGCTGGAACGGCTGGAACTGCCGGAAGAGACCGATTTCGCCGCGCTGTCCGGCGGCATGAAGCGCCGCGTGCTGCTGGCGCAGGCGCTGGTGCGCAATCCCGACATCCTGCTGCTGGACGAGCCGACCAACCACCTGGACATCGAGGCGATCGCCTGGCTGGAGGGCTTCCTGAAGTCCTTCGGCGGCAGCATCGTGTTCGTCACCCACGACCGCAGCTTCCTGCGCTCGCTGGCCACCCGCATCCTCGAGATCGACCGCGGCCAGCTGACCAGTTGGCCCGGCGACTACGACAACTACCTGCGCCGGCGCGAGGAGCGCCTGCATGCCGAAGCGCAGGAGAACGCCCGCTTCGACAAGCTGCTGGCGCAGGAAGAGGTCTGGATCCGCCAGGGCATCAAGGCCCGCCGCACCCGCAACGAAGGCCGCGTCACCGCGCTGAAGGCGATGCGCCGCGAGCGCGCGCAACGGCGCGACCTGTCCGGCAACGTGAAGATGGAAGCCGCCGCCGCGCAGTCCTCGGGCAAGAAGGTCATCGAGGCCAGGCACATCACCCAGGCGTATGACGGCCGGGTGCTGCTGGACGACGTGTCGGCGACCATCATGCGCGGCGACCGGGTCGGCATCGTCGGCCCCAACGGCGCCGGCAAGTCCACCCTGCTCAAGATCCTCCTGGGCGAGCTGGCACCCCAGCACGGCGAAGTGAAGCTGGGCACCGGCCTGCAGATCGCCTACTTCGACCAGCACCGCAGCCAGCTGGACGAATCGCGCACCGCGCTGGAGAACGTCGCCGAGGGCAGCGACTTCGTCGAGATCAACGGCAGCCGCAAGCACATCATCGGCTACCTGCAGGACTTCCTGTTCTCGCCCGAGCGCGCCCGCGCACCGATCACCCGCCTGTCCGGCGGCGAGCGCAACCGCCTGCTGCTGGCCAAACTGTTCGCCCAGCCCTCGAACCTGCTGGTGATGGACGAACCGACCAACGACCTGGACGTCGAGACGCTGGAACTGCTTGAAGAGCTGCTGCTGGACTACAAGGGCACCCTGCTGCTGGTCAGCCACGACCGCGACTTTCTCGACAACGTGGTCACCAGCACGCTGGTGCTGGAAGGCCAAGGGCGGCTGGGCGACTACGTCGGGGGCTATTCGGACTGGTTGCGCCAGCGCCGCACGCCGGCGGCGACCGCCACGGCGTCCGCGCCCGTCAAGCCCGCACTGTCCAGGCAACCCGAACCGGCAACCGCCAAGCGCAAGCTGGGCTTCAAGGAAACGCGCGAACTGGAACAGCTGCCGGCGCGCATCGAAGCGCTGGA